A single genomic interval of Corylus avellana chromosome ca10, CavTom2PMs-1.0 harbors:
- the LOC132163239 gene encoding receptor-like protein 18 produces the protein MNDKLQVLDLRRNKLNGTIPDAFPDNCGLQILALNKNQLEGGLPKSLANCSKLNVLDIGNNHVEGTFPFFLKSTTMLKVLVLRSNKFYGPITHPKLNATWPMLQIVDLASNNFIGNLPIIILSSLMAMMDREHEVHSELAYLQITINGSSYEDTITVTNKGLEVELVKILTIFTTLDLSCNNFGGPIPEKIGELKALHSLNLSHNAFTGKIPSSLGKLSNLETLDLSCNELSSKIPVQLADGLIFLSVLNLSFNQLVGQIPFIKQFATFSESSFKGNDRLCGLPLKSHCTYEEPQLLPPTHDQKHWKYGIVIEWNYISVEFGFIFGIGIVIGPLVFWKRWRIWYYKHVDDILFKIFPRLYLRIEYRQRRRYRNQRQRHWS, from the coding sequence ATGAATGATAAACTTCAAGTGCTGGATTTAAGGAGAAACAAGCTCAATGGCACAATTCCTGATGCATTTCCAGATAATTGTGGTTTACAAATTTTAGCTCTCAATAAAAACCAACTAGAAGGAGGGTTACCAAAATCTTTGGCCAATTGCTCTAAGTTGAATGTCTTGGATATTGGGAACAACCACGTCGAGGGTACCTTCCCATTTTTCTTGAAGAGCACAACCATGTTGAAGGTTCTTGTTTTGCGATCTAACAAATTTTACGGGCCCATTACTCATCCAAAGCTTAATGCTACATGGCCAATGCTTCAAATTGTAGATTTGgcatcaaataattttattggtaACCTTCCAATAATTATTCTTTCATCTTTGATGGCCATGATGGATCGTGAACACGAGGTGCACTCAGAGCTTGCTTACCTCCAAATTACTATTAATGGGTCTTCTTATGAAGATACAATAACTGTTACCAACAAGGGTTTAGAGGTGGAGCTAGTGAAGATCCTAACAATCTTCACCACCCTTGACCTCTCTTGCAACAACTTTGGCGGTCCTATACCTGAAAAAATAGGAGAACTCAAAGCGCTTCATAGTCTCAACTTGTCGCATAATGCTTTCACAGGCAAAATTCCATCATCTTTGGGGAAATTGAGTAATCTTGAGACACTAGACCTATCATGCAATGAGCTTTCTAGTAAGATTCCTGTGCAACTTGCCGATGGTCTTATTTTTCTATCTGTTCTCAACCTTTCCTTCAATCAATTGGTGGGACAGATTCCATTCATCAAGCAATTTGCTACATTTTCAGAATCTTCCTTCAAAGGAAATGATAGATTATGTGGGCTCCCTTTGAAATCACATTGTACTTATGAGGAGCCACAGTTATTGCCTCCAACACATGATCAAAAACATTGGAAATATGGGATTGTGATCGAGTGGAATTACATAAGTGTTgaatttggatttatttttgggATTGGAATTGTCATTGGGCCTCTTGTGTTCTGGAAGAGGTGGAGGATATGGTATTACAAACACGTTGACGACATTCTTTTCAAGATCTTCCCTCGATTGTATCTTCGAATAGAATACCGTCAAAGACGTAGATATCGAAATCAAAGGCAAAGGCACTGGTCATAG
- the LOC132163240 gene encoding receptor-like protein 7 — protein sequence MRLPVFSWLFLMAIYALFLMTISVFGVSSPCFRNEQSLLLQLKNNLTFNSTMSTKLVKWNQSADCCSWQGVTCNEGRVIGLDLTNESISGGLDNSSSLFSLQHLESLSLAYNDFNLSHEIPLEFDKLVNLSYLNLSNALFVGQIPIAISRLTSSR from the exons ATGAGACTCCCGGTCTTTTCTTGGCTTTTCTTGATGGCCATTTACGCACTTTTCTTGATGACCATTTCTGTCTTCGGGGTGTCTAGCCCATGTTTCCGCAATGAGCAGTCCTTGTTGCTGCAATTGAAGAACAATCTTACGTTTAATTCTACTATGTCCACTAAACTTGTTAAGTGGAATCAAAGTGCTGATTGTTGCTCTTGGCAAGGTGTAACCTGCAACGAGGGCCGAGTTATTGGTCTCGACTTGACCAACGAATCCATCTCGGGTGGACTCGACAATTCAAGCAGCCTTTTCAGTCTTCAGCATCTCGAGAGCCTGAGTTTGGCTTATAATGACTTCAACCTTTCTCATGAGATTCCATTAGAGTTTGACAAGCTTGTGAATTTGAGTTATTTGAATCTATCAAATGCTCTCTTTGTAGGGCAGATTCCTATTGCGATTTCGCGCTTGACAAG CTCCAGGTAA
- the LOC132163076 gene encoding receptor-like protein 6, with amino-acid sequence MSTKLVKWNQSADCCSWEGVTCNEGRVIGLDLTNESISGGLDNSSSLFSLQHLESLSLAYNDFNHSHEIPSEFDKLANLSYLNLSHAGFAGQIPIAISRLTRLVTLDLSIDYYFEYIYPLKPMKLESPNLKVLIQNLSELMELNLDGVLISAPGNEWCRALSSSLPNLRVLSLSFCNLSGPIDSSLRNLHSLSIIRLNGNNFSAPVPEFFADFKNLTSLDFYSCDLNGKFPEKIFQVPTLQTLGLSNNFLLEGSLPEFPPNGSLQTMVIHGTSFSGTLPSSIGNLKMLSTVGLGSCNFIGSIPDSMASLTQLKYFDISYNKFSGSIPNFSMCKNLEILYLSGNLLNGNIPDSLFSHPSLQELDLSYNQFSGQLKEFSNASSFLEYLYLDNNHLEGPIPMSIFELHGLRYLSLGSNKFNNSLNLSVIQQLKNLSYLDLSHTSLLSEYNDFNFSSLERCPTGSGNFLIFFT; translated from the exons ATGTCCACTAAACTTGTTAAGTGGAATCAAAGTGCTGATTGTTGCTCTTGGGAAGGCGTAACCTGCAACGAGGGCCGTGTTATTGGTCTCGACCTGACCAACGAATCCATCTCGGGTGGACTCGACAATTCAAGCAGCCTTTTCAGTCTTCAGCATCTCGAGAGCCTGAGTTTGGCTTATAACGACTTCAACCATTCTCATGAGATTCCATCAGAGTTTGACAAGCTTGCGAATTTGAGTTATTTGAATCTATCACATGCTGGCTTTGCCGGGCAGATTCCTATTGCGATTTCGCGCTTGACAAGGTTGGTTACCCTTGATTTATCTATCGATTATTACTTTGAGTACATCTATCCACTGAAACCAATGAAACTTGAGAGTCCAAATTTAAAAGTGTTGATTCAAAACCTTTCGGAGCTTATGGAACTTAATCTTGATGGTGTACTTATATCAGCTCCAGGTAATGAGTGGTGTCGGGCCTTATCATCTTCACTCCCAAATCTGAGAGTGTTGAGCTTGTCATTTTGCAATCTTTCAGGCCCGATTGATTCCTCCTTGCGGAATCTTCATTCCCTCTCAATTATTCGTTTGAATGGTAACAATTTTTCTGCTCCAGTTCCAGAATTTTTTGcagatttcaaaaatttgacatCCTTGGATTTCTATAGTTGTGATCTGAATGGAAAATTTCCGGAAAAGATCTTCCAGGTTCCAACGCTACAGACGCTTGGCTTGTCAAATAACTTTCTACTTGAAGGTTCTTTGCCAGAATTTCCTCCAAATGGATCTCTTCAAACCATGGTTATTCACGGAACAAGTTTTTCTGGGACATTACCGTCTTCTATCGGTAACCTTAAAATGTTGTCAACAGTAGGTCTTGGGAGTTGCAATTTCATTGGATCAATTCCAGACTCAATGGCGAGCCTCACgcaattgaagtattttgatATCTCATACAACAAATTCAGTGGATCAATTCCAAATTTCAGCATGTGCAAGAATCTTGAGATTTTGTACTTGAGTGGCAATTTACTAAATGGGAATATTCCAGATTCTCTATTTTCACATCCATCATTGCAAGAGTTAGATCTTTCCTATAATCAATTTTCTGGTCAACTCAAAGAATTTTCCAACGCTTCTTCCTTCTTGGAATACCTTTATTTGGATAACAACCATTTGGAAGGGCCAATACCCATGTCTATCTTTGAACTCCATGGTCTTCGATATCTCTCGCTTGGttcaaacaaatttaataaCTCCCTGAACCTTAGTGTGATTCAGCAGTTAAAAAATCTTTCGTACCTTGATCTTTCTCACACCAGCTTGTTATCTGAATATAATGATTTTAACTTTTC ATCTTTGGAGAGATGCCCAACTGGATCTGGAAACTTCCTAATCTTTTTCACTTAG
- the LOC132163228 gene encoding receptor-like protein 18, translated as MNDKLQVLDLRRNKLNGTIPDAFPDNCGLKILALNKNQLEGGLPKSLANCSRLNVLDIGNNHVEGTFPFFLKNTSMLRVLVLRSNKFYGPITHPKLNAPWPMLQIVDLASNNFIGNLPIIILSSLMAMMDREHEVHSELAYLQITINGSTYEDTITVTNKGLEVELVKILTIFTTLDLSCNNFGGPIPEKIGELKALHSLNLSHNAFTGKIPSSLGKLSNLETLDLSCNELSSKIPVQLADGLIFLSVLNLSFNQLVGQIPFIKQFATFSESSFKGNDRLCGLPLKSHCTYEEPQLLPPTHDQKHWKYGIVIEWNYISVEFGFIFGIGIVIGPLVFWKRWRIWYYKHVDDILFKIFPRLYLRIEYRQRRRYRNQRQRHWS; from the coding sequence ATGAATGATAAACTTCAGGTGCTGGATTTAAGGAGAAACAAGCTCAATGGCACAATTCCTGATGCATTTCCAGATAATTGTGGTTTAAAAATTTTAGCTCTCAATAAAAACCAACTAGAAGGAGGGTTACCAAAATCTTTGGCCAATTGCTCTAGGTTGAATGTCTTGGATATTGGGAACAACCACGTCGAGGGTACCTTCCCATTTTTCTTGAAGAACACATCCATGTTGAGGGTTCTTGTTTTGCGATCTAACAAATTTTACGGGCCCATTACTCATCCAAAGCTTAATGCTCCGTGGCCAATGCTTCAAATTGTAGATTTGgcatcaaataattttattggtaACCTTCCAATAATTATTCTTTCATCTTTGATGGCCATGATGGATCGTGAACACGAGGTGCACTCAGAGCTTGCTTACCTCCAAATTACTATTAATGGGTCTACTTATGAAGATACAATAACTGTTACCAACAAGGGTTTAGAGGTGGAGCTAGTGAAGATCCTAACAATCTTCACCACCCTTGACCTCTCTTGCAACAACTTTGGCGGTCCTATACCTGAAAAAATAGGAGAACTCAAAGCGCTTCATAGTCTCAACTTGTCGCATAATGCTTTCACAGGCAAAATTCCATCATCTTTGGGGAAATTGAGTAATCTTGAGACACTAGACCTATCATGCAATGAGCTTTCTAGTAAGATTCCTGTGCAACTTGCCGATGGTCTTATTTTTCTATCTGTTCTCAACCTTTCCTTCAATCAATTGGTGGGACAGATTCCATTCATCAAGCAATTTGCTACATTTTCAGAATCTTCCTTCAAAGGAAATGATAGATTATGTGGGCTCCCTTTGAAATCACATTGTACTTATGAGGAGCCACAGTTATTGCCTCCAACACATGATCAAAAACATTGGAAATATGGGATTGTGATCGAGTGGAATTACATAAGTGTTgaatttggatttatttttgggATTGGAATTGTCATTGGGCCTCTTGTGTTCTGGAAGAGGTGGAGGATATGGTATTACAAACACGTTGACGACATTCTTTTCAAGATCTTCCCTCGATTGTATCTTCGAATAGAATACCGTCAAAGACGTAGATATCGAAATCAAAGGCAAAGGCACTGGTCATAG
- the LOC132163227 gene encoding receptor like protein 24-like — MASLTQLKYFAISYNKFSGSIPNFSMCKNLTTVRLYNNYLSSEIISTQWEKLLNLEILELDSNLLNGNIPDSLFSHPSLQVLYLSNNQFSGQLKEFSNASSFLEILYLDNNQLEGPIPMSIFELHGLRDLSLGSNKFNNSLNLSVIQQLKNLSYLDLSHTSLLSEYNDFNFSLSSVPLYRLNLASCKLKKIPDFLRNQSYLSYLDLSHNQIFGEMPNWIWKLPNLYGLDLSYNFLETLEGPILNVSLYSPNLRSNQLRGQLPIISYVEYLDFSGNSLHSSILANISRSFPSIGFLFLSSSKIYGSIPISICNATNLKLLDLSKNSISGTIPECLIEMSDKLWMLDLRRNKLNGTIPDAFPDNCTLQSLALNKNQLEGGLPKSLANCIRLEVLDIGKNHIEDTFPIYLKNTSMLRVLVLRSNKFYGPIAHPKLNAPWPILQIVDLASNNFIGNLPIIILSSLMAMMDREHEAQSELDYLRITINGSSYEDTITVTNKGLEVELVKILTIFTTLDLSCNNFDGPIPEKIGELKALHSLNLSHNAFTGKIPSSLGKLNNLETLDLSCNELSSKIPVQLADGLIFLSTLNLSFNQLVGQIPFIKQFATFSESSFKGNDRLCGLPLKSQCTYKEPRLLPPTHDEKHWKSGIVIKWNYISVEFGFIFGIGIVIGPLVFWKRWRIWYYKQVDDILFKIFPRLYLRIEYRQRRRYRNQRQRHQS, encoded by the coding sequence ATGGCGAGCCTCACGCAATTGAAGTATTTTGCTATCTCATACAACAAATTCAGTGGATCAATTCCAAATTTCAGCATGTGCAAGAATCTGACTACTGTAAGGCTTTATAATAATTACCTGTCAAGTGAAATTATTTCCACTCAGTGGGAAAAACTTTTGAATCTTGAGATTTTGGAGTTGGATAGCAATTTACTGAATGGGAATATTCCAGATTCTCTATTTTCACATCCATCATTGCAAGTGTTATATCTTTCAAATAATCAATTTTCTGGTCAACTCAAAGAATTTTCCAACGCTTCTTCCTTCTTGGAAATCCTTTATTTGGATAACAACCAATTGGAAGGGCCAATACCCATGTCTATCTTTGAACTCCATGGTCTTCGAGATCTCTCGCTTGGttcaaacaaatttaataaCTCCCTGAACCTTAGTGTGATTCAGCAGTTAAAAAATCTTTCATACCTTGATCTTTCTCACACCAGCTTGTTATCTGAATATAATGATTTTAACTTTTCGTTATCCTCTGTTCCCCTTTACCGCTTAAATCTCGCTTCTTgcaagttgaaaaaaattcctgaTTTCTTGAGAAACCAATCCTATTTATCTTATCTAGACCTTTCACACAACCAGATCTTTGGAGAGATGCCCAACTGGATCTGGAAACTTCCTAATCTTTATGGCTTAGATCTCTCTTACAATTTTCTAGAGACTTTGGAAGGACCTATCCTCAATGTTTCTCTTTATAGCCCAAACCTTCGCTCCAATCAACTGCGAGGACAACTCCCAATTATCTCATATGTTGAATACTTGGATTTCTCAGGGAATAGTTTGCATTCCTCCATTCTAGCTAACATCAGTCGGTCATTTCCTTCTATTGGATTCTTGTTTCTTTCAAGTAGTAAAATCTATGGGAGCATCCCCATATCAATATGCAATGCTACAAATCTTAAACTACTAGATTTATCTAAAAATTCCATCAGCGGCACAATTCCTGAATGCTTGATTGAGATGAGTGATAAACTTTGGATGCTGGATTTAAGGAGAAACAAGCTCAATGGCACAATTCCTGATGCATTTCCAGATAATTGTACTTTACAAAGTTTAGCTCTCAATAAAAACCAACTAGAAGGAGGGTTACCAAAATCTTTGGCCAATTGCATTAGATTGGAGGTCTTGGACATTGGGAAGAACCACATCGAGGATACGTTTCCAATTTACTTGAAGAACACATCCATGTTGAGGGTTCTTGTTTTGCGATCTAACAAATTTTACGGGCCCATTGCTCATCCAAAGCTTAATGCTCCGTGGCCAATTCTTCAAATTGTAGATTTGgcatcaaataattttattggtaACCTTCCAATAATTATTCTTTCATCTTTGATGGCCATGATGGATCGTGAACATGAGGCGCAATCAGAGCTTGATTACCTCCGAATTACTATTAATGGATCTTCTTATGAAGATACGATAACTGTTACCAACAAGGGTTTAGAGGTGGAGCTAGTGAAGATCCTAACAATCTTCACCACCCTTGACCTCTCTTGCAACAACTTTGACGGCCCTATACCTGAAAAAATAGGAGAACTCAAAGCGCTACATAGTCTCAACTTGTCGCATAATGCTTTCACAGGCAAAATTCCATCATCTTTGGGGAAATTGAATAATCTTGAGACACTAGACCTATCATGCAATGAGCTTTCTAGTAAGATTCCTGTGCAACTTGCCGATGGTCTTATTTTTCTATCCACTCTCAACCTTTCCTTCAATCAATTGGTGGGACAGATTCCATTCATCAAGCAATTTGCTACATTTTCAGAATCTTCCTTCAAAGGAAATGATAGATTATGTGGGCTCCCTTTGAAGTCACAGTGTACTTATAAGGAGCCACGGTTACTGCCTCCAACACATGATGAAAAACATTGGAAATCTGGGATTGTGATCAAGTGGAATTACATAagtgttgaatttggttttatttttgggattgGAATTGTCATTGGGCCTCTTGTGTTCTGGAAGAGGTGGAGGATATGGTATTACAAACAAGTTGACGACATTCTTTTCAAGATCTTCCCTCGATTGTATCTTCGAATAGAATACCGTCAAAGACGCAGATATCGAAATCAAAGGCAAAGGCACCAGTCATAG